A DNA window from Christiangramia salexigens contains the following coding sequences:
- a CDS encoding SDR family oxidoreductase, producing the protein MWKLNNKKALITGGTKGIGRAAVLEFLELGAEVLFTARNKDDIREFEVELEEKGYSATGMVADSAKKGDQDKIKNWIAEHWKQLDILVNNAGINIRKMANEYSEAEYRKVLEINLFAPFEISRSLFQFMKSSGNASIINIASSAATQDVGTGTPYAMSKSGLLQQTRSLAAEWAEFGIRVNAVSPWFTKTPLTSGYLGQKEKMDQILQKTPLNRVAEAEEISAIISFLAMNKSSFITGQNIIADGGMSIKAI; encoded by the coding sequence ATGTGGAAATTAAACAATAAAAAAGCACTTATTACCGGTGGCACTAAAGGTATAGGAAGAGCAGCTGTTCTGGAGTTTTTGGAACTAGGAGCAGAAGTTCTTTTCACCGCAAGAAATAAAGATGATATTAGAGAGTTCGAGGTTGAACTTGAGGAAAAAGGATATTCAGCAACCGGTATGGTAGCCGATTCCGCAAAAAAAGGTGATCAGGATAAGATTAAGAACTGGATCGCAGAACATTGGAAGCAACTGGATATCCTGGTTAATAATGCCGGTATTAATATCCGAAAGATGGCCAATGAGTATTCTGAAGCAGAATATAGAAAAGTTTTGGAGATCAACCTTTTTGCTCCATTTGAGATCTCAAGATCACTTTTTCAATTCATGAAAAGTTCCGGAAACGCCTCTATAATAAATATTGCTTCCTCGGCTGCGACTCAGGATGTAGGAACCGGCACACCTTACGCCATGTCCAAATCCGGACTACTTCAGCAAACCAGAAGTTTAGCGGCAGAATGGGCAGAATTTGGAATAAGGGTTAATGCCGTTTCTCCCTGGTTCACCAAAACTCCATTAACTTCAGGTTATCTTGGACAGAAGGAAAAAATGGATCAAATCCTTCAAAAGACTCCTTTAAATCGTGTTGCGGAGGCCGAAGAGATCTCTGCTATCATTAGTTTTCTTGCTATGAACAAATCTTCATTTATCACCGGGCAAAATATAATAGCCGATGGAGGTATGAGCATCAAAGCCATTTAA
- a CDS encoding lmo0937 family membrane protein has protein sequence MRDLIWLIIVLLVIGWLVGYFAFPDLGSIIHILIVLAVILILYKLLTGRKL, from the coding sequence ATGAGAGATTTAATTTGGCTTATTATCGTTTTATTAGTGATTGGATGGCTAGTAGGCTATTTTGCTTTTCCAGACCTTGGAAGCATCATCCACATCCTAATCGTTCTTGCTGTGATCTTAATTTTATATAAATTACTCACAGGTCGTAAACTTTAA
- a CDS encoding cryptochrome/photolyase family protein codes for MKILRLILGDQLNQHHSWYKGDQSNITYVMMEMRQETDYVRHHIQKLVGFFCSMRNFAEHLKEKGFELIYYKISQKDNAQELEKNISKLISEHNFEKIEYQLPDEFRLDKQLKNLGKNLNIETEAFDTEHFYTERNDLEKFFKGKKQLTMEYFYRDMRKKHGILMINKKDPEGGQWNFDKSNRKKWTGQPEIPHERGFRKDVTQILKEIEDAGIKSIGGIEPTNFNWPTSRQDSLSVLNYFCKNLLIHFGDFQDALHTNENYLFHSRLSFSLNAKMLSPKEVIETILDYYYRHRDEIDISQVEGFIRQILGWREYMRGIYWKEMPGYKRSNKLRNQNNLPGFYWDAKTKMNCLHHSIKNSLENAYAHHIQRLMITGNFALLTQTHPDHVDEWYLGIYIDAIEWVEITNTRGMSQFADGGLLATKPYVSSGNYINKMSNYCKSCHYSVNKRTEENACPFNSLYWNFLDENRTIFSKNQRMNMMMSQLSKKNTEEMQKIKERAKEIIKNPENF; via the coding sequence ATGAAAATTTTAAGACTGATCCTGGGCGATCAATTAAATCAGCACCACAGCTGGTACAAGGGAGACCAGAGCAACATCACCTATGTCATGATGGAGATGCGACAGGAAACAGATTATGTTCGCCATCATATACAAAAGCTTGTTGGGTTTTTCTGCTCCATGCGGAATTTCGCCGAACATCTCAAGGAAAAAGGATTCGAGCTTATTTATTATAAGATCAGCCAAAAAGACAATGCGCAGGAACTTGAAAAGAATATCAGCAAATTAATCTCCGAACATAATTTTGAAAAAATTGAATATCAGCTTCCCGATGAATTCAGACTCGATAAACAATTAAAGAATCTTGGCAAAAACCTTAATATCGAAACTGAAGCATTCGATACAGAGCATTTTTACACTGAAAGGAACGATCTGGAAAAATTCTTTAAAGGCAAAAAGCAATTAACCATGGAATATTTCTACCGCGATATGCGAAAGAAACATGGAATTTTGATGATCAATAAAAAAGACCCTGAAGGAGGACAATGGAATTTTGATAAATCAAATCGAAAAAAGTGGACCGGCCAACCTGAAATCCCACACGAAAGAGGATTTAGAAAAGATGTAACGCAGATCCTAAAAGAGATAGAAGACGCCGGTATAAAAAGCATTGGAGGTATTGAGCCTACAAATTTCAATTGGCCAACTTCCAGACAGGATTCCTTATCTGTCCTTAATTATTTCTGCAAAAACCTGTTGATTCATTTTGGGGATTTTCAGGATGCCCTGCATACAAATGAAAATTATCTATTTCATTCCAGATTATCATTTAGCCTGAATGCAAAAATGCTAAGTCCAAAGGAGGTTATCGAAACTATACTAGACTATTATTATAGACACCGGGATGAAATTGATATATCCCAAGTGGAAGGTTTTATCAGACAGATTTTAGGCTGGAGAGAATATATGCGTGGAATCTACTGGAAGGAAATGCCCGGATATAAAAGATCTAATAAATTAAGAAATCAAAATAACCTGCCGGGCTTTTATTGGGATGCAAAGACAAAGATGAATTGCTTGCATCATTCTATTAAGAACAGTCTGGAAAATGCATATGCCCATCATATCCAGAGATTAATGATCACCGGGAATTTTGCCTTGCTTACCCAAACTCATCCAGATCATGTGGACGAATGGTATTTAGGGATTTATATAGATGCCATAGAATGGGTGGAAATAACAAATACCAGAGGTATGAGCCAATTCGCAGATGGAGGTCTCTTGGCTACAAAGCCTTATGTTTCCAGCGGTAATTATATCAATAAAATGAGTAATTACTGTAAAAGCTGCCATTACAGTGTAAATAAAAGAACGGAAGAGAATGCGTGCCCTTTCAACAGTCTGTACTGGAATTTCCTGGATGAAAACAGAACTATTTTCAGTAAAAATCAGAGAATGAATATGATGATGAGCCAATTAAGTAAAAAAAACACGGAAGAAATGCAGAAAATCAAAGAGCGTGCTAAAGAGATCATAAAAAATCCTGAAAATTTTTAG